The Myxococcus virescens DNA window GGTCGTGTTCAACCCGGACGATGGGGTGATGACGGCCCTGTTCCGGCTGAAGGACGGTTGCCGCTCGCCGGTGTTGAAGAACGACTCCCTCCTGCTCCTGCGGCCGTTGTCCCGGGACGCGGAAGCGGTGGCGCCGGCGCGCGCGGCATCGGCGACCACGGCGACGGCCGCCTCGGCCACGGCGGAAGGCGCGAACTCGTCCGCGGCGCAGGTGGCCGCGGGACTGGGCCGGCAGGGCGAGGTGTCACCCTTGGAGGAGGGGCAGCGTCAGCTGGCCGCGGGCAACGCGGGCGTGGCGCAGCGCCACTTCGAGCTGGCCCTGTCGAAGGACCCCCGCAGCGCCGCCGCGGTGGTGGGCCTGGGGGCCAGCCAGCTGATGCTCAATGACGTGAGCCGCGCGGTGAAGACGCTGGAGGCGGGCAGGGGATTGGGGCGCGCGGACGTCCACCTGTGGCTGGCCTACGCGTATCAGCGCGAAGGCAACCGCAACCGCTCGCGCGAGTCGCTGCGCAAGGCCTTCGAGCAGGGCTGGATGCCTGCGGGCCGCGCGGCGGAAGCGGTGGCGGAGCAGGCGCTGCGTGAGGACATCAAGGACATCGAAACGCTCATGCAACAGCAGCGGACCCGGAAGCGGGTTCCCGCCCGCCCGTCGGCGGGGGTTGGAAACACCACGCCGTGAGCCAGCCGACTTCCCCGCAGAAGACCACGCGGGTCTTCGGCAACTACGAAGTCCTCTCCGTGCTGGGCAAGGGCGGCATGGCGGAGGTGTACCGGGCCCGGGTGTTGTCCGGCCCGCGTGAAGGCTGGACGGTGGCGCTCAAGCGCCTGTTGCCCGCGCTGACGCGGGATCCGGAGTCCGTGTCGCTGTTCGCCCGCGAGGCCCAGCTGTCCAAGCAGCTCCACCACCCCAACATCGTCACGGTGCTGGATGCCGGCGCGCTGGAGGGCATCTACTTCATCGTGATGGAGCTGGTGGACGGCCGCGACCTGGGGCAGATCCTCCGGCGCTGCAAGGTGCGCGGGATTCCACTGCCGCTCGACTTCGCGGTGTACCTGGGCAAGGTGCTGCTGGAGGCGCTCGCGTACGCGCACTCCGCGACGGGGCCCCAGGGCGAGCGGCTGGGCATCGTCCACTGCGACGTGTCGCCGTCCAACCTCTTCATCTCCCGCGTGGGCGAAATCAAGCTGGGCGACTTCGGCGTGTCGCGCGTGCTGGTGGACGGCAAGCTCCAGGGCGGCGAAGTGCTGGGCAAGCCCTACTACCTGTCCCCTGAATCGCTGCTCGGCGAGGTGAACCCGGAGGCCGACCTGTGGGCCGCCACGGTGGTGCTCTACGAGCTGCTGACGCTGGAGCGCCCCTTCACCGGCACGACGCCGGATGCCGTGTTCAACGCCATCCGCGCCCGGCAGTACCGGCCCCTGCGGGAGCTGCGGCCCGACATCCCGGAGGCGCTGGAGGCCGTGGTGGCTCGGGCCTTCGCGGAGCGTCCCGAGGACCGTTTCCCGACAGCGGAGGAGTTCGCCCAGGCGCTGACGCCCCACTACGACGAACGCGTGGGCACGCCGCTGGCCATCGCCGCCGTGGTGCGCGGACTCTTCGGCGCCAGTGACGAGGTGCCCGCCGCGCCGTCGCCCAGCGGGACGCCGCCGACGCCGGGCTCGCGCGCGGGGTAGGGGAGCGGGCACCCTGTTGTCCGCTCCACCGTTCCTGCCCACCTTCCAGGACGATGACGACCTTTCCTTCCACCGCGCGCGGTGTCGCGTGGGGGGAGGAATCCAGATGGCCAACGAGCCCAAGCAGCAGAAGCCGGAGCAGTCCGCACCCGAGCCCGAGGAGCGTGCGCGTCCGCGGACTTCCAAGGCGGACGAAGCCCGGGAAGATGGGATGCCCGGTTACGGGCAGCCCGACGAGGACGTGCGCGAGCAGTCGCTTCCGGAGCAGTCCTGGTAGCGACGCAGGGCGTGAAGCGCGGGTTTCGCTCGCGCGTGTCCAACAGCGTGCATCTGGCGCGTGACCGGGCCCTGGAGTCCGATGCAGAGGCTTGGCCCCGCGCATCCGGGTTGTTAGTTCTCGAAAAAGGCGCGCGCTGAAAGTGTTCCTGCGCGCGCTTCTTCCACCCGCCAATACAAGTGATGGCTCCTGAATGGATCGCCGGACGTGGTCGCTCTTCGAGACGGGCATCCCGAGTTTCGACACGCTGCTGGGCGGAGGCATCCCCAGGCGACAATCCATCATCGTGGCTGGAGATCCGGGCAGCGGGAAGACGGTGCTGTGCAGCCAGATGGCCTTCCTCGCCGCGGCGCGAGGCCTGCCCGTCGTGCTGGTCACCGTCACGTCCGAACCCCATGACAAGCTCGTGGGCGAGCTGAGCAGCTTCAGCTTCTTCAGGGAGGAGCTGCTGGACGAAAAGCTCTTCGTGATGAGCGCCTACTCATCGCTCAAGCAGGGCGCGAAGGAGACGCGGGACCTCATCATCCAGACGGTGCGCAAGCGGGGCGCGAAGCTGCTCTTCATCGATGGCCTTCGCTCCATCCGGGACCTCTGGCAGGACGAGGCGCGCCTGCGCGAGTTCCTCTATGAGCTGGGCATCGGCCTGGCCGCGGCGGATTGCGTCGGCCTCTTCACCACCGAGTACCCACTGGAGAAGCTGCTGACGCTGCCCGAAGCCACCACGGTGGACGGCATCGTCTCCCTGGCGGTGGTGAAGCACGGCGCCCGCCGCATGCGCCGCGTGGAGGTCGTGAAGCTGCGCGGCCGGCCCCACCTGTCGGGGGAGCACCTGATGCGCATCGACGAGGACGGGGTGTCTTTCATCCCGCGCCTGGAGTCGCTGGTGTCCGCTGGGAGGGACGTGGAGCCGCCCGAGGAGCGCGTCAGCTTCGGGTTGCCGGAGCTGGACGTCTTGATGGAGGGCGGCCTGCCCCGCACGAGCGCCACGCTGCTCGCGGGCAGCATGGGCATTGGCAAGACGCTGCTGGCCGCGCACTTCGCGGTGGAGGGGGCGCGCCGGGACGAGCACTCCCTCTTCGTGTCGTTCCATGACTCCACGGAGTCGCTCGCCGCTCGGGCGCGGCGCATCCAACTGGACGTGGCGCGCTTCGTGAGGAGCGGGCTCATCACCTACCTGTACATCCCGCCGACGGAACAGGAGGCGGACCTGGTGCTGGACCACATCTTCCAGGAGGTTGAGCGGCGGAACGTGAAGCGGCTCGTCATCGATGGCCTCACGACGCTCGAGCAGTCCATCGCCGAGCGGGAGCGCAGGCCGCTCTTCCTGGGGGCGCTCGCGGAGAAGCTGCGCCGGGCGGGGGTGACGACGCTGTACACCCGGGAGGTCTCCAAGGTGGCCGGCACGGAGCTCGACTTCAGCGATGCGCCCGTCTCCATCCTCGGGGAGAACTTGCTCCTCTTGCGCTACGTGGAGCTGCGCGGGCGCATCCACCGCATCCTGTCGGTGCTCAAGATGCGCGACAGCAAGTACGACAATGACTTGCGCGAGTTCCAGATCGCCGACTCGGGGATGAAGGTGCTGGCGACGATGCGCTCCGCGGAAGGGCTGCTGACGGGGCAGGCCCGGCCCATTGGGACGAGCATCGGGGCCCCGGAATGAGTGGCGTCCTCATCGCGGAGGACGAGGAAGCGCTGCTCGAGGTCTTCGCCGAGGTCGTGGAGGCGCTCGGCTACCGCGCCATCCGGGCCCACAATGGCGAAGACGCGCTCATGCTTGCGCGCACGGAGCCGCCAGACCTGGTGGTCAGCGACCACATGATGCCCCGCCGCACGGGGATGGAGCTGCTGCGCGCCATGCGGGCGGAGCCGAGCCTCGCATCGGTTCCCTTCGTGCTGCTGAGCGCCGCGCGGCCCGCGGGGAGGGAGGAGGCGGACGTCTTTCTCGCCAAGCCCGTGGACCTGAGCGCATTCGAAGAGGCCATCACCGGCGCGCTTCGCTCGAGGCCTCCCGTGGCCGTGCCCACCTTCCCCGAGCCGAAGGCCTCCACGGACCCGCGCAGGGGGGGCTTCCTGGCCCGTGAGGAGGTGCTCAACTGGGTGGCCCATGAGCTGAAGACGCCGCTCTCCTCGGCCCGCCTCAACGCCCAGGTCCTGCTGCGCAAGGTGGAGAAGCGGGGCGAGGACGACGAGGCCCGTTCGGTGGACGCCGTACTGCGGCAACTGGATCGGATGAACCACCTCATCTCCTCCATCCTGGACGCCTCGCGCCTGTCCGAAGGCAAGGTGGAGCTGAGGCCCAGGCAGGGCGACCTCGCCGTCTTCCTCCGGGAACTCATCCAGGAGTGGCGCGACCTGGAGCCGCAGGTGGACTTCGTGCTGCGGGGCGCCGAGGAGCCCGTGTTCCTTCCCTTCGACGGGGAGCGGGTGCGGCAGGTGCTCAACAACCTGCTCTCCAACGCGGTGAAGTACGGGGGCGAGACACGGCGGGTCGAACTGGGCCTCGCTCTGCACCCCGGGCTGGTGGACATCCACGTCCGGGATTGGGGCATCGGCATCTCCGCGGGGGCGCTTCCCTCCGTCTTCGAGCGCTTCCAGCGGGCGGACGGCGAGCCTGCCCAGGGGCATGGCCTGGGGCTCTACATCGCCTCGTCGCTGGCGAAGCTGCACGGCGGCTCGTTGTCGGTGAAGTCCGTGCTGGGGGAGGGGGCGACCTTCCACCTTCGGCTGCCCCTGAGCCGGCGTTCCGTGTCCTAGCCGGCCAGCGCGCGGACGTGCGGCACATGCCGCACGAGCGCGTCCACCACGCGCGCCACGTCCGCTTCCGTCGTGCCGGGGCCCATGCTGAAGCGAAGGCTGCCTCGGGCCTGCGCGGGCGACAGGCCCATGGCCCGCAGGACATGCGACGGCGTCAGCGTGCCGGACGCGCAGGCGGCGCCGGAGGACACGCAGATGCCCTCCAGATCCAGGGCGATGAGCAGCGACTCACCCTCCACGCCGTCGAAGCGCAGGTTGCTGGTGTTGGGCACGCGCGGGGCCGCGCCGCCGTTGATGTGCACGCCGGGCAGTCGCGCCGTCACCTCCCGCTCGAAGGCATCGCGGAGCGGGGTCAGCCGCGCCGTTGTCTCAGGCAGCTCCGCATCGGCCAACGCGAGCGCCAGCGCCAGCGCCTCCGCGTAGGGCACGTTCTGCGTCCCTCCGCGACGGCCGCCTTCCTGGTGGCCCGGCGTGAGCGCGCGGACGTCCACGCTCTTGCGAACCATCAGCACGCCCACGCCCGGAGGGCCGCCGAACTTGTGCGCGGACAGGGACAGCAGGTCCGCGTCCACCTCGCGCAGGGACAGGGGCACCTTGCCCGCGGCCTGAACCGCGTCCGTGTGGAACAGCACGCCGCGCTGACGGCACGCGAGCGCCACCTCCCTCGCGGGCTGGAGCACGCCTGTCTCGTTGTTGGCCCACATCAACGAGCACAAGGCCGCGTCCGGCGTCAGGGCCTCCAGCATGTCGGCTTCGCGCACGCGCCCGTCCGGGCCGGGCGCCACCCGCACGACGTGGGCGCCTTCCCGCTCCAACTGCGCCACCGCGCCGAGCAGGGCGGGGTGCTCCACCGCGGAAGTCACCACCCGCCGCCGCTCGGGCTGGGGCCGCAGGTGCCAGGCGCCCACGAGCGCCAGCGCGTCCGCCTCACTGCCAGAGCCGGTGAAGCTGACTTCCTTCGGCTCGCAGCCGAGCACGCGGGCCACCTTCGCCCGTGCCGCGTCCAGCCGGGCCCGGGCCGCGCGGCCCTCCTGGTGCACGCTGGACGCATTGCCATAGCCGCTCGACGCGAAGGCGCGCGACAGCAGCGTCGCCACCTCCGGTCGCACCGGCGCGGCCGCGTTGTAGTCCCAGTACGTCACGAGTCCTGCGCGTACAGCAGCGACACCGGCCGCTCGTTGGCGACGCCGAACGCCTCCACGAACTTGGCCACCAGCTCGCGCTTGAGCGCCTTGCGCTGCGCCAGCTTCCCGGACAGCGGCAGCCGCGCTCCGGCCATGCTGCCGTGGCCGCCGGACGAGCCGCCGTAGTCCTCGCAGATTTCGCGGATGAGGCGCCCCGCGTTCATCCGCCGGTCCTTGACGCGCAAGCTGAGGAAGAGCTGGTTGCGGTACGTCCCGAAGGCCAGCGACCACTTCATGCCTTCGAGGAACATCAGCCGCTCGGCCACCTCCGCCACCATGTCCGGGGAGTAGACCTCCTCCAGGTCGGTGATGATGGCCGTCCCGTACACCTTCGCCCGCTCGTAGGCCGTGTGGTACAGCTGGAAGTAGCGCGCGGGCAGCTCGGGGTGCTCAATCTGCGCCAGCAGCATCTTGTCCATGCGCGGGAACAGCCACAGGTAGCTGTCCACGTCCGTGGGCGTCGTCTCCCGGCCCAGGTCGCGCGTGTCCGCCTTGATGCCGTAGAACAGGCCGGTGGCCACCTCCGTGGAGGGCTCCAACCGGGCCGCGCGCAGGTACTCCACCAGCATGGTGGACGTGGCTCCGAAGTCGCCGCCCACGTCCGCGAAAGGGGCCTCCAGGCTCTCCTGGCGCAGCGGATGGTGGTCTACCACCAGGTGCGCTTCCAGCCGCGCGGGAAGGGAGTGGTTGCCGACCTTGGGCTGCGTGTCCACCAGCCCGAAGAGGTCGTACTCGTCGAAGTCGATGGTCGACACGTGTGAGACGGGCAGGCGCAGCACCTTCACGAAGGCGATGTTCTCCGCCCGGCCGATGATGCCGCCGTAGCCGATGTGGGCCTTCAGGCCCGCCTTGCGCTCGAGCAGGTGCGCCAGGGCCACCGCCGCCGCCAGCGAGTCCGGGTCCGGGTTGTCGTGGGTGAGGATGAGCGCCTTGTGGTGGCCCTGGGCCACTCGCAGGAGCCGCTCCAGCTTGTCACGGGCTGGCATATGGGCCAGCCGCGGTGGCGGGGGCTCCGTCAGCTCGCCTCCCGAGCTTCCGGTTCCGCGGCGGCTGTTGAGGGACTGTGTCACGGGCATGGGTATTCTTCTTACTTCCTCCCGTCCGGGGATTCGAGGATCCGGGGTCTGTTGCCAACACACCAATGGTGTCGACGGACCCCGCATCCTTCACGACGCGCGAGAGGAGCGTGAGCCTGCGCGCTCCCTCGCCGGGCCGCCGCGGGACGTGGGCTAGCTGTTCAGGGCCTTGTACTTGCGCCCCAGGTCCCGGAAGTACTTCATGCCGTTGTCGAGCGAGTTCTCCATCGCGTCCATCAGCACCGTCCGGAAGCCCGCCACGGGGCCCCGGAAGGACTCGTAGTAGCGCTGCCGGTCGATGGAGTGGATGACGGCGGGCATGTAGCCGTTGCGCAGCAGGATGAGGTTGCTGCACATGCGCCCCACCTTCCCGCTGTGCTCGGTGAAGGGGAAGATCTGCACGAACTTGTGCTGGACCGTGGCCGCCTGCTTGATGGGGTGGAACTCGCGGAACTCGGCGCTGGCCGTGTAGTCCACGAGCTTCTCCAACTCCGGCTGGATCTTCGCCGGCTGGGAGATGTCGTGGAAGTACGTGCGGTGCAGCGGCATGTCCTTGCGCAGCCCGGACCTGTCGCGCTCCTTGGCCAGCTCCTTCTCCGTGCGCTCGCGGCGCTCCATGCGCGCGCGCTCCGTCTGGGCCTCCGGCGTGTTGCCCAGGAAGAGGTCGTGCATCCGCTTGATGGTGGTCAGCGTGATTTGCGCCTGCTTCTTGGCGCCCGCTGCCTCCTCACGGATGAAGTCACAGACGGCCTTGTGGTTCCGGATTTCGAGGACCACCGGAATCATGGAGGCTTCCGCGCTGGTTCGATGAGGGAACAGCGCGGCCATCAGTTCCTGATGCGTGTAGACGACTCCCTCTAGCGCGGCGTCGTGGTAGATCCACGACATCTCCATCTTGTCCAAGAACTCGCGCGCGTCCGGCTTGTCCTTGTAGATGTCG harbors:
- a CDS encoding tetratricopeptide repeat protein encodes the protein MQGDQLVGVATGGPCGFEPDTEVLSGEFQDNVLVGQVLLCQLGPHCEPRVNQPALVVFNPDDGVMTALFRLKDGCRSPVLKNDSLLLLRPLSRDAEAVAPARAASATTATAASATAEGANSSAAQVAAGLGRQGEVSPLEEGQRQLAAGNAGVAQRHFELALSKDPRSAAAVVGLGASQLMLNDVSRAVKTLEAGRGLGRADVHLWLAYAYQREGNRNRSRESLRKAFEQGWMPAGRAAEAVAEQALREDIKDIETLMQQQRTRKRVPARPSAGVGNTTP
- a CDS encoding serine/threonine-protein kinase, which translates into the protein MSQPTSPQKTTRVFGNYEVLSVLGKGGMAEVYRARVLSGPREGWTVALKRLLPALTRDPESVSLFAREAQLSKQLHHPNIVTVLDAGALEGIYFIVMELVDGRDLGQILRRCKVRGIPLPLDFAVYLGKVLLEALAYAHSATGPQGERLGIVHCDVSPSNLFISRVGEIKLGDFGVSRVLVDGKLQGGEVLGKPYYLSPESLLGEVNPEADLWAATVVLYELLTLERPFTGTTPDAVFNAIRARQYRPLRELRPDIPEALEAVVARAFAERPEDRFPTAEEFAQALTPHYDERVGTPLAIAAVVRGLFGASDEVPAAPSPSGTPPTPGSRAG
- a CDS encoding ATPase domain-containing protein — translated: MDRRTWSLFETGIPSFDTLLGGGIPRRQSIIVAGDPGSGKTVLCSQMAFLAAARGLPVVLVTVTSEPHDKLVGELSSFSFFREELLDEKLFVMSAYSSLKQGAKETRDLIIQTVRKRGAKLLFIDGLRSIRDLWQDEARLREFLYELGIGLAAADCVGLFTTEYPLEKLLTLPEATTVDGIVSLAVVKHGARRMRRVEVVKLRGRPHLSGEHLMRIDEDGVSFIPRLESLVSAGRDVEPPEERVSFGLPELDVLMEGGLPRTSATLLAGSMGIGKTLLAAHFAVEGARRDEHSLFVSFHDSTESLAARARRIQLDVARFVRSGLITYLYIPPTEQEADLVLDHIFQEVERRNVKRLVIDGLTTLEQSIAERERRPLFLGALAEKLRRAGVTTLYTREVSKVAGTELDFSDAPVSILGENLLLLRYVELRGRIHRILSVLKMRDSKYDNDLREFQIADSGMKVLATMRSAEGLLTGQARPIGTSIGAPE
- a CDS encoding ATP-binding response regulator produces the protein MSGVLIAEDEEALLEVFAEVVEALGYRAIRAHNGEDALMLARTEPPDLVVSDHMMPRRTGMELLRAMRAEPSLASVPFVLLSAARPAGREEADVFLAKPVDLSAFEEAITGALRSRPPVAVPTFPEPKASTDPRRGGFLAREEVLNWVAHELKTPLSSARLNAQVLLRKVEKRGEDDEARSVDAVLRQLDRMNHLISSILDASRLSEGKVELRPRQGDLAVFLRELIQEWRDLEPQVDFVLRGAEEPVFLPFDGERVRQVLNNLLSNAVKYGGETRRVELGLALHPGLVDIHVRDWGIGISAGALPSVFERFQRADGEPAQGHGLGLYIASSLAKLHGGSLSVKSVLGEGATFHLRLPLSRRSVS
- a CDS encoding cysteine desulfurase family protein, yielding MTYWDYNAAAPVRPEVATLLSRAFASSGYGNASSVHQEGRAARARLDAARAKVARVLGCEPKEVSFTGSGSEADALALVGAWHLRPQPERRRVVTSAVEHPALLGAVAQLEREGAHVVRVAPGPDGRVREADMLEALTPDAALCSLMWANNETGVLQPAREVALACRQRGVLFHTDAVQAAGKVPLSLREVDADLLSLSAHKFGGPPGVGVLMVRKSVDVRALTPGHQEGGRRGGTQNVPYAEALALALALADAELPETTARLTPLRDAFEREVTARLPGVHINGGAAPRVPNTSNLRFDGVEGESLLIALDLEGICVSSGAACASGTLTPSHVLRAMGLSPAQARGSLRFSMGPGTTEADVARVVDALVRHVPHVRALAG
- a CDS encoding DHH family phosphoesterase: MPVTQSLNSRRGTGSSGGELTEPPPPRLAHMPARDKLERLLRVAQGHHKALILTHDNPDPDSLAAAVALAHLLERKAGLKAHIGYGGIIGRAENIAFVKVLRLPVSHVSTIDFDEYDLFGLVDTQPKVGNHSLPARLEAHLVVDHHPLRQESLEAPFADVGGDFGATSTMLVEYLRAARLEPSTEVATGLFYGIKADTRDLGRETTPTDVDSYLWLFPRMDKMLLAQIEHPELPARYFQLYHTAYERAKVYGTAIITDLEEVYSPDMVAEVAERLMFLEGMKWSLAFGTYRNQLFLSLRVKDRRMNAGRLIREICEDYGGSSGGHGSMAGARLPLSGKLAQRKALKRELVAKFVEAFGVANERPVSLLYAQDS
- a CDS encoding Fic family protein is translated as MKERYQDIDEKNETLRGYLDIYKDKPDAREFLDKMEMSWIYHDAALEGVVYTHQELMAALFPHRTSAEASMIPVVLEIRNHKAVCDFIREEAAGAKKQAQITLTTIKRMHDLFLGNTPEAQTERARMERRERTEKELAKERDRSGLRKDMPLHRTYFHDISQPAKIQPELEKLVDYTASAEFREFHPIKQAATVQHKFVQIFPFTEHSGKVGRMCSNLILLRNGYMPAVIHSIDRQRYYESFRGPVAGFRTVLMDAMENSLDNGMKYFRDLGRKYKALNS